A single window of Puniceicoccales bacterium DNA harbors:
- a CDS encoding PAS domain-containing protein translates to MKLNSLDKLLEKAERLDKSTLVSLAKKFRSQRNFFSAIVDVIRDGIVIVDPRGSITFSNRSAVALLGLTNSKNDNIFRYIPSVKIPVDSSVSTTDVEINYPAKLTIKVCSIPFSEDSKNMRILIMSDVTNEILLHKKEIEDERTSSVLLLAASIAHEIGNPLNSIHLQLELLEQIVKKHPTNRQICESIKICQQEISRLNGIIKNFLQAIRPTPPVLGDLDVCDIIEAVIKLMHSELENANIALSLGLNEHIKISADADQLKQMFFNVMKNALEAIGSDGQISIDMFSDEEFLKVQISDSGIGINPMNVGHIFDPFFTSKKNGNGLGMLIIQRILRAHNARMNISSLENRGTTVTIEFPLKTKRAKMLITK, encoded by the coding sequence ATGAAGCTGAATTCACTAGATAAGCTACTTGAAAAGGCCGAGAGACTCGACAAATCTACCTTGGTAAGTCTCGCAAAAAAATTTCGAAGCCAACGTAACTTCTTCAGCGCCATCGTCGATGTTATCCGAGACGGCATCGTGATAGTAGATCCTAGGGGTAGCATCACGTTTTCGAACAGATCCGCGGTGGCCCTGCTTGGATTGACCAATTCGAAAAATGATAACATATTCCGCTACATTCCCAGCGTAAAAATTCCCGTAGATTCCTCGGTGAGCACCACCGATGTGGAGATAAACTATCCGGCAAAACTTACCATCAAAGTATGTTCGATCCCATTCAGCGAGGACTCTAAAAACATGAGGATTTTGATAATGTCCGACGTAACCAATGAAATTTTGCTGCACAAAAAAGAAATAGAAGATGAGCGAACCTCCTCGGTTTTACTTCTCGCAGCCAGTATAGCGCACGAAATAGGTAATCCATTGAATTCCATCCACTTGCAATTGGAATTGCTGGAACAAATTGTAAAAAAACACCCGACCAATAGGCAGATTTGCGAATCCATAAAGATATGCCAACAGGAAATTAGCAGGCTCAATGGAATAATTAAAAATTTTCTCCAGGCCATAAGACCAACGCCACCGGTACTAGGTGACCTGGATGTCTGTGACATCATCGAAGCAGTAATCAAGCTTATGCACAGTGAGTTAGAAAACGCTAACATAGCTTTGTCGCTGGGACTCAACGAACACATAAAAATATCGGCCGACGCAGATCAGCTCAAGCAGATGTTCTTCAACGTGATGAAGAATGCCCTGGAGGCCATAGGTAGCGATGGGCAAATTTCAATAGATATGTTTTCCGACGAAGAATTTTTGAAAGTACAGATTTCTGACAGCGGAATCGGCATAAATCCAATGAATGTGGGCCATATTTTCGACCCGTTTTTCACGTCCAAAAAAAATGGCAACGGCCTTGGGATGCTAATAATTCAGCGGATTCTACGTGCCCATAACGCACGAATGAATATATCCAGCCTGGAAAATCGTGGCACCACGGTTACCATAGAATTTCCACTGAAAACTAAAAGAGCTAAGATGCTTATAACAAAATAG